From the Desulfovibrio sp. JY genome, one window contains:
- a CDS encoding aminotransferase class I/II-fold pyridoxal phosphate-dependent enzyme codes for MKLRQRCDHVNALYSSISSQGINPYFRPISKTWGTEVEVDGKRLVMIGSNDYLGLSHDPRVMDASARAVYDWGTGPGGSRFLSGNMVLHHALEERLAAFVGKRHAVVHVTGFSTNMGALGVLITPADTVICDRENHASIFEGIKNTRARLVTFAHNDAAQARKRVEDAKAARPDGDVFLITEGVFSMSGELAVLDELAAIKVDHPDIVFYLDDAHGLGVFGRGGRGAADHFDITGKVDFIMGTFSKSMASIGGFIAGDDEDMLRFLRYQSRTQIFSAALPAANTVAVLTCLDILEREPERVDRLHAITLRMRQAYKDIGLRIGASASPIIPIIIGSDEKAFQFSRALFEAGVFALPAVYPAVPRGQALIRTAYMSTHQDRQLDFVLSVLDRLSREFGVRECDMAEDMDAVCPDGDAAEASGRSRLSYL; via the coding sequence ATGAAACTGCGCCAACGCTGCGACCACGTCAACGCCCTGTATTCGAGTATTTCCTCCCAGGGGATCAATCCCTATTTCAGGCCCATATCCAAGACCTGGGGCACCGAGGTCGAAGTGGACGGCAAGCGTCTGGTCATGATCGGTTCCAACGACTATCTGGGTTTAAGCCACGACCCCCGGGTCATGGACGCCTCGGCCCGGGCCGTCTACGATTGGGGCACCGGCCCCGGCGGCTCCCGCTTTCTGAGCGGCAACATGGTGCTGCACCATGCCCTGGAGGAACGGCTGGCCGCCTTTGTCGGCAAACGCCACGCCGTGGTCCACGTGACGGGTTTCAGCACCAACATGGGGGCGCTCGGCGTGCTGATCACCCCGGCCGACACCGTCATCTGCGACCGGGAAAACCACGCCAGCATCTTCGAGGGCATCAAGAACACCCGCGCCCGGCTGGTCACCTTCGCCCACAACGACGCGGCCCAGGCGCGCAAGCGCGTGGAGGACGCCAAGGCCGCCCGGCCCGACGGCGACGTGTTTCTGATCACCGAGGGCGTTTTCAGCATGTCCGGCGAACTGGCCGTCCTCGACGAGCTGGCCGCCATCAAGGTCGATCATCCCGACATCGTCTTTTATCTCGACGACGCCCATGGCCTCGGCGTGTTCGGCCGTGGCGGACGCGGCGCGGCGGACCATTTCGACATCACCGGCAAGGTCGATTTCATCATGGGCACCTTCAGCAAGTCCATGGCCTCCATCGGCGGGTTCATCGCCGGCGACGACGAGGACATGCTGCGGTTTTTGCGCTACCAGTCGCGCACCCAGATTTTTTCCGCCGCCCTGCCGGCCGCCAACACCGTGGCCGTGCTGACCTGCCTGGACATCCTGGAGCGCGAGCCCGAGCGGGTGGACCGCCTCCATGCGATCACCCTGCGCATGCGCCAGGCCTACAAGGACATCGGGCTGCGCATCGGCGCGTCGGCCTCGCCGATCATCCCCATCATCATCGGTTCCGACGAAAAGGCCTTCCAGTTTTCACGCGCCCTGTTCGAGGCCGGCGTCTTCGCCCTGCCGGCCGTCTATCCGGCCGTGCCGCGCGGCCAGGCGCTTATTCGAACCGCCTACATGAGCACCCACCAGGACCGGCAGCTCGATTTCGTCCTTTCGGTCCTTGACCGCCTGTCCCGGGAGTTCGGCGTACGCGAGTGCGACATGGCCGAGGATATGGACGCGGTGTGCCCGGATGGGGACGCCGCCGAGGCCTCCGGCCGCTCGAGGCTCTCGTACTTGTAA
- a CDS encoding glycosyltransferase family 39 protein: MPISTTTAGTHPAAPPQHGAPGFFARPDWGLVLVLVVAAFLLFYNLGQRPFWQDEAETACLARNVLHSGLPYASDGVNVVSQEEAREFDKTGGYLWRWSPWIQIYLQAAGMAVGGMDTAAARFPFALAALLAIFWTYRLVLRHFGDRSWALLAAILLTCCVPFLLIGRQARYYAPGTLFVLWALDAFFSDWQRRWGPFWAIFASMVLLFHANYLLFLSFAPTALAAAALVYPERMAWKRLGLLTLLTTVVAVVPGILLYRIGRQSGMFDILLVPENLMLYFADLCMFCIPLPVSAALVWRWRGFFTKLRRPDDPGETFVLFSAVLIVMSLLFLGIVPQRFFRYIAHLLPLCAILLAWCVRRLWGFSRPASVMLFILLAFTNWLAVYPMERLKIVNRPWQNDFRQLTSLNFPMKLLVTELVCGYPDVNTSIVEFFKTHAKPGQTVLAEYGDLPLMFYVPGLKVLGGLQGPVPPGTVPDWVLRRRVVRVNRDRFLFGAREYTDGMDLTGRYERVPLSLPDETFGNRTDDPNHHYFMPVEPPNKALEVWRLKEPRP, translated from the coding sequence ATGCCAATATCCACGACGACCGCCGGCACCCATCCGGCCGCGCCGCCGCAACACGGAGCGCCGGGATTTTTCGCCCGCCCGGACTGGGGCCTTGTCCTCGTCCTGGTCGTGGCCGCGTTCCTGCTGTTCTACAATCTGGGCCAGCGGCCCTTCTGGCAGGACGAGGCCGAGACCGCCTGTCTGGCCAGGAACGTCCTGCACTCCGGCCTGCCCTACGCCTCCGACGGGGTCAACGTCGTGTCCCAGGAGGAAGCCCGGGAGTTCGACAAGACCGGTGGCTATCTGTGGCGCTGGTCCCCCTGGATCCAGATTTATCTCCAGGCGGCGGGCATGGCCGTCGGCGGCATGGACACCGCCGCGGCTCGTTTTCCCTTCGCCCTGGCCGCGCTGCTGGCCATCTTCTGGACCTACCGGCTGGTGCTGCGCCACTTCGGCGACCGCTCGTGGGCCTTGCTGGCCGCCATTTTGCTCACCTGCTGCGTGCCGTTTCTCTTGATCGGCCGCCAGGCCCGCTACTACGCCCCGGGCACGCTTTTCGTGCTGTGGGCCCTGGACGCCTTTTTTTCCGACTGGCAGCGACGCTGGGGGCCGTTTTGGGCCATTTTCGCCTCCATGGTCCTGCTCTTTCACGCCAACTATCTGCTTTTTTTAAGCTTCGCCCCGACGGCCCTGGCCGCCGCCGCCCTCGTCTATCCCGAGCGCATGGCCTGGAAACGGCTTGGCCTTTTGACCCTGCTCACCACGGTCGTGGCCGTGGTGCCGGGAATTCTGCTCTACCGCATCGGCCGGCAAAGCGGCATGTTCGACATCCTGCTCGTGCCGGAAAACCTGATGCTCTATTTCGCCGACCTGTGCATGTTCTGCATCCCGCTACCCGTATCGGCGGCGCTGGTCTGGCGCTGGCGGGGCTTTTTCACCAAGCTCAGGCGTCCGGACGATCCCGGCGAGACCTTCGTGCTTTTTTCCGCCGTGCTGATCGTCATGAGCCTGCTTTTTCTCGGCATCGTGCCCCAGCGCTTTTTCCGCTACATCGCCCACCTGCTGCCCCTTTGCGCCATCCTGCTCGCCTGGTGCGTGCGTCGGCTGTGGGGCTTTTCCCGGCCCGCCTCGGTGATGCTTTTCATTTTGCTGGCCTTTACCAACTGGCTGGCCGTGTATCCCATGGAGCGGCTCAAGATCGTCAACCGGCCGTGGCAAAACGATTTCCGCCAGCTCACCTCGCTCAATTTCCCCATGAAGCTCCTCGTCACCGAGCTTGTCTGCGGCTATCCCGACGTCAACACGAGTATCGTGGAATTCTTCAAGACCCACGCCAAGCCCGGACAGACGGTGCTGGCCGAGTACGGCGATCTGCCGCTGATGTTTTACGTCCCCGGGCTCAAGGTCCTGGGGGGCCTGCAAGGGCCGGTGCCGCCGGGCACGGTGCCGGACTGGGTGCTGAGGCGCCGGGTGGTGCGGGTCAACCGCGACCGCTTTCTTTTCGGCGCCCGGGAATATACCGACGGCATGGATCTTACGGGCCGCTACGAACGTGTGCCCCTGTCCCTTCCCGACGAGACCTTCGGCAACCGCACCGACGACCCCAACCATCATTACTTCATGCCCGTCGAGCCCCCGAACAAGGCTCTGGAAGTCTGGCGGCTTAAGGAGCCCCGGCCATGA
- a CDS encoding lysophospholipid acyltransferase family protein, producing MRAIRDALVWCYWHPFKRFVWALPGGSAHALARGLGRTLARLPNARLAGMAEAARYVPGVPDDPGARLSLARKALVEFCQTDLEVLLFPRLTPERTAALVTIAGRDRLDAALAMGRGVMLAFGHFGANQMIMPAIGYAGYRMWQLSAPATVLNEKLPEGRSPAVRRTREMRWAHELSLPVTHVNVFGSLREAFSCLRGGNVLGVAVDGGGGEKRVAVPFLGRTAAFSLGPMLLAGKTGCAVLPCFMERAADGRMTLRIEEPLPAVGPRHEDAAAATALFAERLSRAVIADPSHYLYFLAFRLHMAASGQDPFFVEEAASVKEGA from the coding sequence ATGCGGGCGATTCGGGACGCGTTGGTCTGGTGCTACTGGCATCCTTTCAAGCGGTTTGTCTGGGCCCTGCCGGGCGGCTCGGCCCATGCCCTGGCCAGGGGGCTTGGCCGGACCCTGGCCAGGCTGCCGAACGCCAGGCTTGCCGGCATGGCCGAGGCGGCGCGCTACGTCCCGGGCGTGCCCGACGATCCGGGTGCGCGGCTGTCCCTCGCCCGCAAGGCCCTGGTGGAATTTTGCCAGACCGACCTCGAAGTGCTCCTTTTTCCGCGCCTGACCCCGGAGCGTACGGCCGCCCTCGTGACCATCGCGGGTCGCGACCGCCTCGACGCCGCCTTGGCCATGGGGCGCGGGGTGATGCTCGCCTTCGGCCACTTCGGCGCCAACCAGATGATCATGCCGGCCATCGGCTACGCCGGCTACCGCATGTGGCAGCTTTCGGCCCCGGCCACGGTCCTCAATGAAAAACTGCCCGAGGGGCGAAGCCCGGCGGTGCGCCGCACGCGCGAGATGCGTTGGGCCCACGAGTTGTCCCTGCCCGTGACCCACGTCAACGTGTTCGGCAGTCTGCGGGAGGCGTTTTCCTGCCTGCGCGGCGGCAACGTCCTGGGCGTGGCCGTGGATGGCGGCGGCGGGGAAAAGCGCGTCGCGGTGCCCTTTCTCGGCCGCACGGCCGCCTTTTCCCTGGGACCGATGCTGCTTGCCGGCAAGACGGGCTGTGCGGTGCTGCCCTGCTTCATGGAGCGGGCGGCGGACGGCCGGATGACGCTGCGCATCGAGGAGCCCCTGCCCGCGGTCGGGCCCCGGCACGAGGACGCCGCGGCGGCAACGGCCCTTTTTGCCGAGCGCCTGTCCCGGGCCGTGATCGCGGATCCCAGCCATTACCTCTATTTCCTGGCTTTTCGGCTGCACATGGCGGCAAGCGGCCAGGACCCCTTTTTCGTGGAAGAGGCTGCAAGCGTGAAAGAGGGGGCCTGA
- a CDS encoding SDR family oxidoreductase, which produces MRILVTGGFGYIGSVLVPELLALGHDVTVYDIGWFGRHVPEHPRLTAITGDTRDIEAVPMAGVDAVINLANVANDPCGDLDSKLTWEVNCLATMKLAEKAVACGVKQFLHASSGSVYGVKDEPEVTEDLPCVPISDYNKTKMVSERVLLSYADKLALTIVRPATVCGYSPRMRLDVAVNLLTMQALAKKHITVLGGDQTRPNIHMKDIVRVFLHFLAAGGKYTGIYNAGFENISILALAKMIVEEAPAEIEIKPSNDPRSYRQNSDKLLATGFAPQYGVADGIRDVAAAFREGRLADEDRWYNIRTMKTLPKL; this is translated from the coding sequence ATGCGCATACTCGTCACCGGCGGATTCGGTTATATCGGCAGCGTGCTCGTTCCGGAACTGCTCGCACTGGGGCACGACGTCACGGTCTACGACATCGGCTGGTTCGGCCGCCACGTCCCCGAACATCCCCGCCTCACCGCCATCACCGGCGACACCCGGGACATCGAGGCCGTGCCCATGGCCGGGGTCGACGCCGTGATCAACCTGGCCAACGTGGCCAACGACCCCTGCGGCGACCTGGATTCCAAGCTGACCTGGGAGGTCAACTGCCTGGCCACCATGAAGCTGGCCGAAAAGGCCGTGGCCTGCGGGGTCAAGCAGTTCCTGCACGCCTCCTCGGGCTCGGTCTACGGCGTCAAGGACGAGCCGGAAGTGACCGAGGACCTGCCCTGCGTGCCCATCTCGGACTACAACAAGACCAAGATGGTCAGCGAGCGGGTGCTTTTGAGCTATGCCGACAAGCTGGCCCTGACCATCGTGCGCCCGGCCACGGTGTGTGGCTATTCCCCGCGCATGCGCCTGGACGTGGCCGTCAACCTGCTCACCATGCAGGCCCTGGCCAAAAAGCACATCACCGTCCTTGGCGGCGACCAGACCCGGCCCAACATCCACATGAAGGACATCGTGCGGGTGTTCCTGCATTTTCTGGCCGCCGGCGGCAAATACACCGGCATCTACAACGCGGGCTTCGAGAACATCTCCATCCTCGCCCTGGCCAAGATGATCGTGGAGGAAGCCCCGGCCGAAATCGAGATCAAGCCGTCCAACGATCCCCGCTCCTACCGCCAGAATTCCGACAAACTGCTGGCCACCGGCTTTGCGCCCCAATACGGCGTGGCCGACGGCATCCGCGACGTGGCCGCTGCCTTCCGGGAAGGACGGCTGGCCGACGAGGACCGCTGGTACAACATCCGCACCATGAAGACCCTGCCCAAGCTGTAG
- a CDS encoding exonuclease V subunit alpha produces MTDHDAGIFDSKAYAEALAFARSLRSPGNPLDFPSYADYVRLVAERVVIDLESFDPDMADFQELPETYELAYLTARLERLRARILAERGVDVKDL; encoded by the coding sequence ATGACCGATCACGATGCCGGCATTTTCGACAGCAAGGCCTATGCCGAGGCCCTGGCTTTCGCCCGCAGCCTGCGCTCGCCCGGCAACCCGCTGGATTTCCCCAGCTACGCCGACTACGTGCGTCTGGTGGCCGAGCGGGTGGTCATCGACCTGGAGAGCTTCGACCCGGACATGGCCGATTTCCAGGAACTGCCCGAGACCTACGAGCTGGCCTACCTGACGGCGCGGTTGGAGCGCCTGCGGGCCAGAATCCTGGCCGAGCGCGGCGTGGATGTGAAGGATTTGTAG